The following nucleotide sequence is from Desulfurobacterium indicum.
TCTTAACGTTAATGGCCCTACCATTTTAGGTAAAAGTATTCCCGGTAACTCAACCAATCCGGTTTTGGGTTTTTCTACATCACCGTCCATGGATTTTTCCGGACAGGGCTCTACGAAAAGAGATGCAAAACTTGTAGCAACTATAACGGCAAGGGTGGTTAAGGTTTATCCTAACGGGAATCTCTATATAGAAGGAGAAAAGGTTATAAAGATAAACGATGATACTCAGGTTTTGAAAATATCGGGGATAATCAGTCCTACTGATATAGAGCAGGATAACTCAATTCCTTCTTCAAGAATTTCAGATATGTATGTTGAGTATAACGGTAAAGGTTTTTGGGCTGAGAGTCAGAGGCCTGGCTGGCTTGCAAGGTTCTTGATGAAGATATGGCCGTTTTAGGGAGTAAGTATATGGTTAAAAGGTTGGTTTTTTCTTTTATTTTTCTGTTTCTTTTTTCAATTAATGCCGGAGCCGTGGTTACGAAAATCGGTTCCGAAGTGAACATTGAAGGTGTCAGACCGAACTTTTTAACAGGTTACGGTATCGTTGTTGGTCTTGACGGCACCGGTGACGGTTCTTCCAGTGTTTTTACGCTTCAGAGTATTTCAAATATGTTAAGGAAAATGGGAATTTATGTTGATCCTAAGGTTGTAAAAACAAAAAATGCGGCTGCAGTTATAGTTACAGCAAAACTTCCGCCATTTGCAAAACCGGGAATGACATTTGATGTAAATGTTGCTTCAATAGGTGATGCTAAGGATATTTCTAACGGTATTCTTATAAGAACACCGCTCCTTGGTCCCGACGGAAAGGTTTATGCCTTTGCCCAAGGTTCTGTTTCCACCGGAGGCGGTTATTCAGAATCGAACATGGGCGGTAAGGTTCAAAAAAACTTTCCAACAACAGGAATAATTGTTAATGGTGGAATAGTGGAGAGAGGACTTCCATTTGAGCTTACCGATGAACATTCGGTAACTCTTACGCTGAAGCATCCTTCCTTTTCTGAAGCTGCTACGATATCTGATGCCATTAACAGTGCTTTTGGTAGAGGAACGGCGATTGCTGTTGATTCATCTACCGTAAAGGTGCGGTTTCCAGAGGGTGTTAATAAAGTTGATTTTCTGTCAAAGGTTCTTAACCTTTCCATAAATACGGAGCCTGAGCCGGTAGTTGTAATATATGAAAGGACAGGAACGGTAATAATGAGCGGTAACGTTAAAATAGATCCTCCCGTATATGTTGCTCATGGAAATATCTACGTTTCCGTTACGAAAACACCTCAAGTATCTCAACCTTCTCCTCTTTCTGAAGGAAAAACGGTTGTTACACAGAATGTTACTACCGAAG
It contains:
- a CDS encoding flagellar basal body L-ring protein FlgH, with amino-acid sequence MKKELVYKPPPPPIEEAKPLSKGSLYTGYDNLFSDPKAHQVGDIITIKVMESLTGEGSSTSSTGKKSSMNLNVNGPTILGKSIPGNSTNPVLGFSTSPSMDFSGQGSTKRDAKLVATITARVVKVYPNGNLYIEGEKVIKINDDTQVLKISGIISPTDIEQDNSIPSSRISDMYVEYNGKGFWAESQRPGWLARFLMKIWPF
- a CDS encoding flagellar basal body P-ring protein FlgI, producing MVKRLVFSFIFLFLFSINAGAVVTKIGSEVNIEGVRPNFLTGYGIVVGLDGTGDGSSSVFTLQSISNMLRKMGIYVDPKVVKTKNAAAVIVTAKLPPFAKPGMTFDVNVASIGDAKDISNGILIRTPLLGPDGKVYAFAQGSVSTGGGYSESNMGGKVQKNFPTTGIIVNGGIVERGLPFELTDEHSVTLTLKHPSFSEAATISDAINSAFGRGTAIAVDSSTVKVRFPEGVNKVDFLSKVLNLSINTEPEPVVVIYERTGTVIMSGNVKIDPPVYVAHGNIYVSVTKTPQVSQPSPLSEGKTVVTQNVTTEVKEEKGRIFSVQSADLRDLVKALNELGISPRDLIAIIQAIKAAGKLHAKIVVM